The following are from one region of the Longimicrobium sp. genome:
- a CDS encoding pyruvate dehydrogenase complex dihydrolipoamide acetyltransferase has protein sequence MATKVYMEALSPTMEEGRISTWLKNEGDEVKEGDVLAEVETDKATMELVARGSGVLRKRMIGDGDTANVGVVIAVIGAADEDVSALTGGGDAPAAPAKAPEAAAPAPAAPEPAPQQAEEAPAQPAAPAAEAESAAPAGGDGRVKASPLARRMAADAGVDVGSMRGSGPGGRIVRRDVEAAMQAGGAQQQPAQPQAAAPAPQPQAAAPAPQAAGGRDVPVSQMRKAIAKRLSMSSGPVPHFYLTVEIDMGEAVKMRARINERFAADGVKVSPNDLVIRAVAGALRRHPWVNASWQGDTIRMNDRVNIGVAVAVEEGLITPVIFDADRKGVTEISREVKELAGRAREKKLKPEEYTGSTFSISNLGMFGIEEFTAVLNPPEAAILAIGASVDKVVAVDGEMQIRPRMRVTLTCDHRVIDGATGAEFLRTFKSYLEDPMLMIA, from the coding sequence ATGGCCACGAAAGTCTACATGGAAGCCCTCTCCCCCACGATGGAGGAGGGGCGGATCAGCACCTGGCTCAAGAACGAGGGCGACGAGGTCAAGGAAGGCGACGTCCTCGCCGAGGTCGAGACCGACAAGGCCACGATGGAGCTGGTGGCGCGCGGCTCCGGCGTCCTGCGCAAGCGCATGATCGGCGACGGCGACACAGCCAACGTCGGCGTGGTGATCGCCGTCATCGGCGCGGCGGACGAGGACGTCTCTGCCCTCACCGGCGGCGGCGATGCGCCGGCGGCACCCGCCAAGGCTCCCGAAGCCGCCGCGCCCGCGCCGGCCGCTCCAGAGCCCGCGCCTCAGCAGGCGGAAGAGGCTCCGGCTCAGCCAGCAGCTCCCGCCGCGGAGGCCGAGAGCGCCGCGCCCGCGGGCGGCGATGGGCGGGTGAAGGCGTCGCCGCTGGCCCGGCGCATGGCGGCCGACGCGGGGGTGGACGTCGGCTCGATGCGCGGCAGCGGGCCCGGCGGCCGCATCGTCCGGCGCGACGTGGAGGCGGCGATGCAGGCGGGCGGTGCGCAGCAGCAGCCCGCACAGCCGCAGGCCGCGGCTCCCGCGCCGCAGCCCCAGGCGGCCGCTCCGGCTCCGCAGGCGGCGGGCGGGCGCGACGTGCCGGTGTCGCAGATGCGGAAGGCCATCGCCAAGCGCCTTTCCATGTCCAGCGGCCCCGTCCCGCACTTCTACCTCACCGTCGAGATCGACATGGGCGAGGCGGTGAAGATGAGGGCGCGCATCAACGAGCGCTTCGCCGCCGACGGGGTCAAGGTCTCGCCGAACGACCTGGTGATCCGCGCGGTCGCCGGGGCGCTGCGCAGGCACCCGTGGGTCAACGCGTCGTGGCAGGGCGACACCATCCGCATGAACGACCGCGTCAACATCGGCGTGGCGGTGGCGGTGGAGGAGGGGCTCATCACCCCCGTGATCTTTGACGCGGACCGCAAGGGCGTGACGGAGATCAGCCGAGAGGTGAAGGAGCTTGCCGGGCGCGCCCGCGAGAAGAAGCTGAAGCCGGAGGAGTACACCGGCTCCACCTTTTCCATCAGCAACCTGGGGATGTTCGGGATCGAGGAGTTCACCGCAGTGCTCAACCCGCCGGAGGCCGCGATCCTGGCCATCGGCGCCTCGGTGGACAAGGTGGTGGCGGTCGACGGCGAGATGCAGATCCGCCCGCGGATGCGCGTCACCCTCACCTGCGACCACCGCGTCATCGACGGGGCCACCGGCGCGGAGTTCCTCCGCACCTTCAAGAGCTACCTCGAAGACCCCATGCTGATGATCGCCTAG